CAGCTTTAATTGACGCTCCACCCCCAACCCTCTAACCTTCGCCGCTTGTTTCAGGTGCTTTGTGGCTATGGCCGACAAAGTGAAACAGGGAAGCCGGTGAGTGCACACGAACCCGGCGCTGCCCCCGCAACGGTAAATGAGTCAAGGCTGCCATCACGCCACTGTGTCATCGACATGGGAAGGCGCGCAGTCCGGCACCACGCCGCTCATGAGCCCGGAGACCGGCCTGATTCATCCAACGGCGTCACGGTGGGCGATGCCAGGCTTTGTTGCCGTCCTTTTTTGTGCCCGCCCGCCGTTATTCCATTCCAACGGAGGCTTCCCCCATGTCCGGTTCACCCAACAGCGACGCGCCCGATCGCGACGAACGCCACCTGGCGCGCATGCTGCGCAAGAAGGCCGTGATCGACGAGCGCATCGCCAACTCGCCGAATGAATGCGGCCTGCTGCTGGTGCTGACCGGCAACGGCAAGGGCAAGAGCAGCTCGGCGTTCGGCATGTTGGCCCGGGCCATGGGCCACGGCATGCAATGCGGTGTGGTGCAGTTCATCAAGGGGCGTAACAGCACGGGCGAAGAGTTGTTTTTCCGCCGTTTCCCGGAGCAGGTGCGCTTTCACGTCATGGGCGAAGGTTTCACCTGGGAAACCCAGGATCGCCAGCGCGACATCGCCGCCGCCGAAGCCGCCTGGGCGGTATCGCGCCAGTTGCTCAGCGATCCGTCCATCGGCCTGGTGGTGCTCGACGAGTTGAACATTGCCCTCAAGCACGGTTATCTCGACTTGGATCAGGTGCTGAGCGATCTGCAGGCACGCCCACCGATGCAGCACGTGGTGGTGACCGGTCGCGGCGCCAAGCCCGAGATGATCGAGCTGGCCGACACCGTCACTGAAATGGGCATGATCAAGCACGCGTTCCAGGCGGGTATCAAGGCGCAGAAAGGCGTCGAACTGTGAGCGATCCCGCCATGACCAGCCGCCACTGTCCGGCGGTGCTGATCGCAGCGCCGGCCTCGGGCCAGGGCAAGACCACCGTCACTGCGGCGCTGGCCCGCTTGCATCGCAACCAGGGACGCAAGGTGCGCGTATTCAAATGCGGCCCGGACTTCCTCGACCCGATGATCCTGGAGCGGGCCAGTGGCGCGCCGGTCTATCAATTGGACATGTGGATGGTCGGTGAGCAGGAAAGTCGCCGGCTGTTGTGGGAAGCCGCCGCCGAAGCGGACCTGATCCTGATCGAAGGGGTCATGGGGCTGTTCGACGGCACCCCGTCGAGCGCCGACCTGGCGCGGCATTTTGGCGTGCCGGTGCTGGCGGTGATCGACGGCACGGCCATGGCCCAGACCTTCGGCGCCTTGGCCCTGGGCCTGGCGCGTTATCAACCCGACCTGCCGTTCGCCGGGGTCTTGGCCAACCGGGTCGGCACCTTGCGCCACGCGCAATTGCTCGAAGGCAGCCTGACCGAAGGCTTGCGCTGGTACGGCGCGCTGTCCCGGGAAACCGGCATTGAATTGCCCAGCCGTCACCTCGGGTTGGTCCAGGCCAGCGAGTTGAACGACTTGGACGTGCGCCTCGATGCGGCCGCCGATGCCCTGGCCGGCAGTTGCGAAGTGGCGCTGCCGCCAGCGGTGGAGTTCGCCGCGCCCGAGGTGATCGCCGTTGAGCCGTGGCTCGCCGGGGTGCGCATCGCTGTGGCCCGTGACGAAGCGTTTGCCTTCACCTATGGCGCCAGCCTCGATCTGCTGCGGGCCATGGGCGCGCAGTTGAGCTTCTTTTCGCCGATTCATGACAGCGAACTGCCCGAGGCGGACAGCCTTTACCTGCCTGGTGGTTATCCGGAGCTGCACCATGTTGCGCTTGCCGGGAACGCGCCGATGCTGGCGGCGATCCGTGCCCATCACGCCGCCGATAAACCGTTGCTCGCCGAATGCGGCGGCATGTTGTATCTGCTCGATTCATTAACCGACGTCGACGGCACCCGCGCCGAACTGCTCGGCTTGCTGGCCGGTGATGCGCAGATGCAAAAGCGTCTGGCGGCCCTGGCGCTGCAAGCGGTGGATTTACCGGAAGGCGCCTTGCGTGGGCACACCTACCATCATTCCCTGACCAGCACCGAACTTGAACCGATTGCCCGTGGCCATAGCCCCAACGGCGGGCGGGGGGCGGAAGCGGTGTTCCGGCAGGGGCGGATGACGGCTTCTTATGTGCACTTTTATTTTCCGTCGAATCCGCGGGCGATTGCGGCGTTGTTTGCGCCCGACCTTGAGGGCGCCTTCGCGAGCAGGCTCGCTCCCACAGGGGACCGAGTTGGGCAGGAAATGTCGGGAGCTCCTCAACCCTTTAAGGGGGACCTTGAGGGCGCCTTCGCGAGCAAGCTCGCTCCCACAGGGGATTGCGATTCAAATGTGGGAGCGAGCTTGCTCGCGAAGCGGTCATGACCGACAACGCCTTTGCCCCGGCCGAACGCGAAGCGGTCTATCGCGCCATCGCCGAGCGCCGCGACATGCGCCACTTCACCGGTGGCACGGTTGAGCCGGCCTTGCTGCGCCGCCTGCTGGAAGCTGCGCACCAGGCCCCCAGCGTCGGTCTCATGCAACCGTGGCGATTCATCCGCATCAGTGACCGTGCCTTGCGTGGACAGATCCGCGAACTGGTGGAGCAAGAACGCATTCGCACCGCCGAGGCCTTGGGTGAGCGCAGCGATGAGTTCATGAAGCTCAAGGTCGAGGGCATCGACGACTGCGCCGAAGTGCTGGTGGCGGCGTTGATGGAGGACCGCGAGCGGCACATCTTCGGTCGCCGGACCTTGCCGGAAATGGACCTGGCGTCGCTGTCCTGCGCGATCCAGAACCTGTGGTTGGCTTCCCGCGCCGAAGGGTTGGGGATGGGCTGGGTGTCGCTGTTCGAACCCCAGGCCCTGGCCGACCTGCTGGGCCTGCCCGCCGGGGCCAAGCCGCTGGCGATCCTTTGCCTGGGCCCGGTCGAGGGTTTTTATCCGGCACCGATGCTCGCCCTGGAAGGTTGGGCGCAACCGCGCCCGCTCAATGAACTGCTGTATGAAAACCATTGGGGAGTGAGCCCATGAGCGTGGCGTTGCTCAGTGCCGCCGCAGTGGCGCTGGATGCGCTGCTGGGCGAGCCACGACGCTGGCATCCGCTGGTGGCGTTCGGCGGTTTTGCCGATCGCATCGAACAACGTTTCAATTCCGGCGGACGCGGTTGGCGCAGCCATGGGGTGACGGCATGGATCATCGCCGTGGTGCCGTTGACCTTGCTCGCCACGGCCCTTTCGTGGGCGCCGATGGTGGGCTGGCTGGTGGAGATCCTCGCCTTGTACTGTGCCCTCGGCCTGCGCAGCCTCGGTGAGCATGTCGAGCCGGTGGCGCGGGCGTTGCGCAGCGGTGATCTGGACGAGGCGCGCCAGCGTGTCGGCTATCTGGTCAGCCGGGAAACGGCTGAACTGGATGAAACCGCCGTGGCCCGCGCCGCCACCGAGTCGGTGTTGGAAAACGGCAGCGACGCGGTGTTCGCCGCGCTGTTCTGGTTCGCCGTGGCCGGTGCGCCCGGGGTGGTGTTGTACCGCCTGAGCAATACCCTCGACGCCATGTGGGGTTATCGCAATGAACGCTTCGAGCGCTTTGGCTGGGCCGCAGCGAAAATCGACGACGTGCTCAACTACATTCCGGCGCGCCTGGTGGCGTTGACCTACGCGCTGCTCGGCAAAACCCGCCTGGCGCTCAAGTGCTGGCGCAGCCAGGGGCCGACCTGGGACAGCCCCAACGCTGGGCCGGTGATGGCTGCCGGTGCCGGTGCGTTGGGGGTCGAGCTGGGCGGGGCGGCGGTTTATCACGGCCAGTTGCACCAACGTCCAGCGCTGGGCGAAGGCGTGCCGGCCAGTGCCGACTCCATTGATCGCGGCTGGCAATTGGTCCAGCGCGGGGTATGGTTGTGGTTGCTGATTCTCTGCCTGGGAGCTGAGTTCTATGCTTGAGCACGGCGGACGCTTGCGCAACGCAGCCCGGCAATACGGCATTGCCGAGGCTGATTGGCTCGACTTGTCCAGCGGCCTGGCGCCTTGGCCGTTCGACGTCCCGGCGATTCCCTTGCGCGCCTGGGCGCGTTTGCCGGAAACCGATGACGGCCTGGAGCAGGCCGCCTGCGATTATTACGGCGCGCTGAATGTGCTGCCGGTGGCCGGTTCGCAGATGGCCATCCAGCTGTTGCCACGCCTGCGCCGGGCCGGCAAGGTCGGCGTCTTGTCGCCCTGTTATGCCGAGCACGCCGAAGCCTGGCGCCGCAGCGGCTACATCGTGCGCGAAGTGCTGGCGTCGGAGGTGGATTTTTTCCTCGACAGCCTCGACGTCCTGGTGGTGGTCAATCCGAATAACCCCACGGGCCTGAGCCTGGAACCCGAGCGCTTGCTGGATTGGCATGCCCGTCTGGCCCAACGCGGTGGCTGGCTGGTGGTGGATGAAGCCTTCATGGACGTCACGCCGTCGCTGAGCCTGGCGGCGCACACCCATCTGGTCGGGCTGATCGTGCTGCGTTCGTTTGGCAAGTTCTTTGGCTTGGCCGGCGTGCGCCTGGGGTTTGTCTTGGCCGAACGCCGCTTGCTCAAATTGCTCGCCGAACAGGTCGGGCCGTGGGCCGTCAGCGGGCCGACCCGGGTATTGGGCCAGGCGTGCCTGCTGGACAGCGACGCCCACGCGAGCCAGCGGCAACGCTGCGAAGCCACCAGCCAACGCCTGGCGCTGATGCTTGAGCGCCACGGCTTCAAGCCCCAGGGCGGTTGCGGATTGTTCCAATGGCTGGTCACCGAGCACGCCCAGGGGCTTCACGATTTCATGGCCCATCGCGGCATTCTCCTGCGGTTGTTCACCAATACCGGCAGCCTGCGCTTCGGACTGCCGGCTGACGACAGTGAATTCCTGCGCCTCGAACAGGCCTTCGAGGCCTACGCCAAGGACATCCAATGACCACAGTGATGGTGCAGGGCACCACCTCTGATGCCGGCAAAAGTACCTTAGTGACGGCGCTGTGCCGCTGGGTCAGGCGCCAGGGTGTGAGCGTGGTGCCGTTCAAGCCGCAGAACATGGCGCTCAACAGCGCGGTGACCGCCGACG
The sequence above is drawn from the Pseudomonas sp. St316 genome and encodes:
- the cobO gene encoding cob(I)yrinic acid a,c-diamide adenosyltransferase, producing the protein MSGSPNSDAPDRDERHLARMLRKKAVIDERIANSPNECGLLLVLTGNGKGKSSSAFGMLARAMGHGMQCGVVQFIKGRNSTGEELFFRRFPEQVRFHVMGEGFTWETQDRQRDIAAAEAAWAVSRQLLSDPSIGLVVLDELNIALKHGYLDLDQVLSDLQARPPMQHVVVTGRGAKPEMIELADTVTEMGMIKHAFQAGIKAQKGVEL
- the bluB gene encoding 5,6-dimethylbenzimidazole synthase; this translates as MTDNAFAPAEREAVYRAIAERRDMRHFTGGTVEPALLRRLLEAAHQAPSVGLMQPWRFIRISDRALRGQIRELVEQERIRTAEALGERSDEFMKLKVEGIDDCAEVLVAALMEDRERHIFGRRTLPEMDLASLSCAIQNLWLASRAEGLGMGWVSLFEPQALADLLGLPAGAKPLAILCLGPVEGFYPAPMLALEGWAQPRPLNELLYENHWGVSP
- the cbiB gene encoding adenosylcobinamide-phosphate synthase CbiB, which gives rise to MSVALLSAAAVALDALLGEPRRWHPLVAFGGFADRIEQRFNSGGRGWRSHGVTAWIIAVVPLTLLATALSWAPMVGWLVEILALYCALGLRSLGEHVEPVARALRSGDLDEARQRVGYLVSRETAELDETAVARAATESVLENGSDAVFAALFWFAVAGAPGVVLYRLSNTLDAMWGYRNERFERFGWAAAKIDDVLNYIPARLVALTYALLGKTRLALKCWRSQGPTWDSPNAGPVMAAGAGALGVELGGAAVYHGQLHQRPALGEGVPASADSIDRGWQLVQRGVWLWLLILCLGAEFYA
- the cobD gene encoding threonine-phosphate decarboxylase CobD gives rise to the protein MLEHGGRLRNAARQYGIAEADWLDLSSGLAPWPFDVPAIPLRAWARLPETDDGLEQAACDYYGALNVLPVAGSQMAIQLLPRLRRAGKVGVLSPCYAEHAEAWRRSGYIVREVLASEVDFFLDSLDVLVVVNPNNPTGLSLEPERLLDWHARLAQRGGWLVVDEAFMDVTPSLSLAAHTHLVGLIVLRSFGKFFGLAGVRLGFVLAERRLLKLLAEQVGPWAVSGPTRVLGQACLLDSDAHASQRQRCEATSQRLALMLERHGFKPQGGCGLFQWLVTEHAQGLHDFMAHRGILLRLFTNTGSLRFGLPADDSEFLRLEQAFEAYAKDIQ